The DNA segment CTGACCGTTGATGGCGACGGAGATGCGCAGGTCGTATCCGCCGGGCTCGGTCCCCGGTGCCGAGTCGTCCAGGTAGGGCAGCAGCGGGTGAGTGCGCTCCGGGGGCGCCACGCGCGCGTGGTCGAGGGCTTCCAGGGGGGTGATCCACGCCGACACCGAGGTCGCGAAGGACTTGCCGAGGAACGGGCCGAGGGGGACGTACTCCCAGGCCTGGATGTCCCGCGCGGACCAGTCGTTCAGGAGGCAGAGGCCGAAGACGTGCTCCCGGAAGTCGCCGAGCGCGACCGGACGGCCCGGCTCGGAGGGCGCGCCCACGACGAAGCCGACCTCCGCCTCGATGTCCAGCCGGACCGAGGGGCCGAAGACGGGCGCCGGGTCCGCGGGTCCCTTGCGCTGCCCGGAGGGTCGTACGACGTCCGTGCCGGAGACCACCACCGTGCCGGAGCGGCCGTGGTAACCGATCGGCAGGTGCTTCCAGTTGGGGGTCAGGGAGTCCTCGGCGTCCGGGCGGAAGATCCGGCCGACGTTACGGGCGTGGTTCTCGGAGGCGTAGAAGTCGACGTAGTCGGCCACCTCGAACGGCAGGTGCAGGCTGACCTGCGACAGCGGGTGGAAGAGGGGCTCGATCGTGGCGCGGTGCGCCGGCACCGTGACCCATGCCGTCAGCGCGCGCCGCACGTCCGACCAGGCGGTGCGGCCGGCGGCGAGCAGCGGGGCGAGAGTGGGCCCGGCGAGCAGGGAGACGTAGGGCGAGCCGAGCGCGGCGGCCGCGGCGCCCGCGTCGAGGACATGGTCGCCGAGCCGGACGCCGACCCTCCGCTCGGTGCTGCCGGAGGGCGAGAACACGCCATAGGGAAGGTTGTGCGGACCGAAGGGGTCGCCCTCGGGGACGTCGAAGGGGGGCATGGGGTGCTGCCTCAATTCTCATCCGGGCCATGCATGGCGCTGTGTTCCATGTGGTCGCGCCACACGTTACGGCCGAGTCGTATGTCTTGGGCAGTGCCGCAAGGGGTGTTCGGCCAGTGCGTCGAGGGGGTCGGGGCGCCCTCGCGGGGTGGGCGCGGTGCCGTACGGGTTGCCCGGGCGGTGTCTAAAGAGTTCGCAATGTCCGAATAGGTCTTGTCGGAGGGGCCAATTCCGGCTTAGCGTCCTTTGGGGACACGGACGGGGTGGGTCCGTTCCGTAGGGGGGACGCGTGGGGGGACCCGTGGCCAAAGACGCCGTCAGTGTGCCTTTCGAGGCGGACCGCGACGTGCCGGGACTGATCGTCAAGTTCGGCGGCTACCCGCTGCACCACGGCGGGGTCGGCGCGATCCGCAGCCTCGGCCGGCTGGGCGTGCCCATGTACGCGATCACCGAGGATCCCTACACGCCCGCGGCCTCCTCCCGTTACCTCAAACGGGCGTTCGTGTGGCCGACGACCGGCGCCGAGGAACCGGCGCACCTGGTCGAGGGCCTGCTGCGGATCGGCCGCCGGATCGGCCGCCCGACCGTCCTGATCCCGACGGACGAGGAAGCCGCCGTCCTGATCGCCGAGCACCAGGACGACCTGGCCGGGCCCTTCCTCTTCCCGCGCGTGGACCCCGCGCTGCCCCGCCGGCTGGCCAGCAAGCAGGGCCTGCACGAACTGTGCGTGGAACACGGCATCGCGAGCCCCGAGGCGGCCTTCCCGCAGTCGTACGAGGAGATCGCCGCCTTCGCCGACAAGGCCCGCTTCCCGGTGGTGGCCAAGAACCGCGAGGCGTTCGTGCGGCGCAAACAGCCCGCCGTCAACGGCACGACCAGGATCGCCACCCGTGAGGGTCTGCTCTCCCTCGCCCGCGACTGGGGCGAGCAGCCCGGCGTGATCCTCCAGGAGTACCTGCCCCGGGAGGAGGCCGAGGACTGGATCGTGCACGCCTGCTTCGACGCGGACTCCGGTCCGCTCGCCCTCTTCACCGGCGTCAAGGTCCGCTCCTGGCCGCCGCACGCCGGAATGACGGCGAACGCGTACGTCGTCGACAACCCGGAACTCGCGGACCTCGCCGCACGTTTCATCAAGCAGATCGGCTTCAGCGGCATCGTCGACCTCGACCTGCGCTTCGACCGGCGCGACGGACAGTACAAGCTCCTCGACTTCAACCCGCGCATGGGCGCCCAGTTCCGGCTCTTCGAGAGCGAGTCGGGCGTGGACGTCGTACGCGCCATGCACCTGAATCTCACCGGCCGCCCGGTTCCGGAGGGGGAACAGCGGGCCGGCCACCGCTACATCGTGGAGAACATCGACCTGCCCGCCCTCCTCGCCTACCGCCGCAGCGGCTACACGACGCCGCACGCGCCGGCCCGGGCGAGCGGGACGGAGCTGGCCTGGCTCGCGGGTGACGACCCGATGCCGTTCCTCACGATGCTCGCCCGCTTCGTGCGCCCGGGCGCGAAGCACCTTTATGAGCTGTGGCGCACCAACCGCCGCGGCAGCAGCACCACTCCCACCACGA comes from the Streptomyces sp. NBC_00820 genome and includes:
- the fahA gene encoding fumarylacetoacetase produces the protein MPPFDVPEGDPFGPHNLPYGVFSPSGSTERRVGVRLGDHVLDAGAAAAALGSPYVSLLAGPTLAPLLAAGRTAWSDVRRALTAWVTVPAHRATIEPLFHPLSQVSLHLPFEVADYVDFYASENHARNVGRIFRPDAEDSLTPNWKHLPIGYHGRSGTVVVSGTDVVRPSGQRKGPADPAPVFGPSVRLDIEAEVGFVVGAPSEPGRPVALGDFREHVFGLCLLNDWSARDIQAWEYVPLGPFLGKSFATSVSAWITPLEALDHARVAPPERTHPLLPYLDDSAPGTEPGGYDLRISVAINGQVVSEPPFSTMYWTAAQQLAHMTVNGASLRTGDLYGSGTVSGPAENQRGSLLELTWNGRDPLELTDGKRAFLEDGDVVTMSAWAPGEDGGRIGLGEVSGRVVTR
- a CDS encoding carboxylate--amine ligase, with product MPFEADRDVPGLIVKFGGYPLHHGGVGAIRSLGRLGVPMYAITEDPYTPAASSRYLKRAFVWPTTGAEEPAHLVEGLLRIGRRIGRPTVLIPTDEEAAVLIAEHQDDLAGPFLFPRVDPALPRRLASKQGLHELCVEHGIASPEAAFPQSYEEIAAFADKARFPVVAKNREAFVRRKQPAVNGTTRIATREGLLSLARDWGEQPGVILQEYLPREEAEDWIVHACFDADSGPLALFTGVKVRSWPPHAGMTANAYVVDNPELADLAARFIKQIGFSGIVDLDLRFDRRDGQYKLLDFNPRMGAQFRLFESESGVDVVRAMHLNLTGRPVPEGEQRAGHRYIVENIDLPALLAYRRSGYTTPHAPARASGTELAWLAGDDPMPFLTMLARFVRPGAKHLYELWRTNRRGSSTTPTTK